The Trueperaceae bacterium DNA window TCGACGTAGTTGCTCCACGTCACCGGGTCGGGGAGCCACCCGCCGCTGAAGACCTCGGAGCGCGTCTTCAGCGAGGCGCTGACCAGCCACACCAGCGGGGCGAGGAAGACCACGGTCACGCCGCCGAGCAGGGCGATGAACAGGACGCGGCTGACCATGCGGCCGACGCGCTTCTCGCGCCTCTCGACGGCGTGGGTGGCGACGCGGCGCCGCGGGACGGTGGCCTCGGCCAGCGCCACGGGCTCACCTCCCCTCGTAGTAGACCCAGCTCCGGCTGACCCGGAGCTGGAAGAGCGTGATGACGAGGATCACCACGAACAGCAGCCACGCCATCGCCGAGGCGTAGCCCATGTTCAGGAACTCGAACGCCTGCCTGAACAGGTAGACGACGTAGAACAGCGCGGCCGAGCCGCCGGCGCCCGAGTCCATCTGCCCGAAGTACATCGTGTAGACCTCGTCGAACACCTGCAGGGACGCGATCGTGTTGACGATGAGCACGAAGAACACGGCGCCGCTGATCATGGGGAAGGTCACGTGCCTGAACTCGGCCCACCCCGAGGCCCCCTCGATGCGCGCGGCCTCGTAGAGGTTCCGCGGCACGTTCCGCAGGGCGGCGTAGAGGATCACGATCGTGCCGCCCAGGCTCCACAGGCTCATGACCACGAGGCCCGGCTTGATCCAGGCGGGGTCGGTGGTCCAGCCGGGCCCGTCGACGCCGACCAGGGCCAGGGCGCGGTTGAGGATCCCCACGGAGGGGTTCAGCACCCACAGGAACAGGGCGCCCACGGCCACGGTGGGCGTCAGCGAGGGCACGTAGAACGCCGTGCGGAAGAAGCCGGCGGCCCGCGTGACGCGGTCGAGCATCAGCGCCAAGCCGAGGGCCAGGGCCACCGACAGCGGCACGTAGAGCGCCGTGTAGAGGAACGAGTTCCACAGCGCCAGGCGCAGCCGGGGGTCGGTGGCCAGCTCCCGGTAGTTCTCGAACCCCACGGACCGGGGCGGCCTGAGGACGTCGTACTCGGTGAACGACAGGTAGAGGCTCGCGACCATCGGGACGGCCGTGAAGACCAGGAAGCCGACGACCCAAGGGGCTATGAACGACCAGCCGGCGCGGGCCTCGGCCCGCCGCAGGCCGCTCCTGCCCACGGCGGGCCTGGAGGCCACGGTTCCCGTCCTCAGCGCGCCCATGCCTCGTCGAGGGCCGCCTGCGTCTCCTGCTGCGCCTGCGCGAGGGCGTCGGCGGCGGTCTGCTCGCCGTTGAGGACGCGGTTCACGGCGTCCGTCCACGCCTGCCTCACCTCGGCGCCCGCCGGGTTCGCGGGGATCGAGAAGGCGGCGTCCTGGACCTCGAGGATCACCTCGACGCCGCGGTCGAACGCCTCGTTGCCGCTCGGCTGGACGAGCTCGCCGAAGATGCGCTCGTCGGCGGCGAGGTTGCCGGTGTACGTGCCGGTGTAGGTCGCGCCCGACTCGGCGCGCAGCCTGGCGCGCTCCTGCGCCGCCGCGTACCAGGTGTCGGGATGGGTCATCGTGGCCATGAAGGCGCAGGCGGCGTCGGGGTTCGCGGCGCCCGCGGGGACCGCCCAGGCCGAGCCCGTCGCGAACGAGAGGACGTTGCCCTGCCTGTCGCGGAAGGGGGCGAAGGCCACGGGGGCGTCGGGCGAGGACTCGACGAGCACGTTCACGTACCACTGCTCCATCGGCCAGGCGCCGATCTGGTTGGACGCGACCTGGTTGCCGGCGCCGAAGAAGTCCCACGTGTCGCGGAAGGCCATGAACGGCCCGCGCCCGCCGGCCGCGTCGTGCAGGCCCGCGGCGAACTCGAGCGCCTCGACGGCCTCGGGGCTGTCGAGCATGGCCGTGCGACCGTCGTCGGAGACCAGCTGGCCGCCGTTGGCGCGCACCCACAGCGGGAAGAACTCGGGCAGCTTGGGGTCGAAGCCGATGCGCGTGACGTTCCCGCCGTCCACCGTGGTGAGCTGCTCGTTGAACCGCGCGATGGCTTCCCAGTCGCTGGTGTCGAGGTCCTCCAAGGCCATGCCCGCCTCGTCGAGCGCGGCGGTGTTGACGATCATCAGCACGATGTTGTTGAACTCGGGCACACCGTAGACCGTGCCGTCGAGGGTGACGGGCTGCAGCGCGGCGGGGCGGAACTGGCTCACGTCGATGCCGGCCTGCTCGATGCACTGGTCGAGGGGCTGCAGGGCGCCGCGCCTGGCGTACGTCGAGAGGTCGTCGCGGTTGAGGTACACGACGTCGGGCGGGTTGCCGGAGGCGATGGCCGTGAGGAGCTGCTGCTGGTCGATGGCGCCCTCGGTGAGCTGGAGGTTCACGTCGGGGTAGAGCTCCCTGAAGCGGTCCACGCGCACCGAGGCGATCTCGTCCGGCACGCCGAAGCCGAGCACCCGCAGGTCGCCGGAGGCCTCCATCTGCTGCGCCGCGGCCAGGCCCAGGCACGCCGCCAGGGCGAGGGCCGTGAGCGGGCGGCGGTACCGTGCCCGGTCCTCGTGGTCGTCCGGGTTGCGGTTCATGGTCCCTCCCATGGGTCTACCGGCGCGCCGCTTGGCACGGCGCCCACCCCGGCCCCGCCCCTCTGACCACGCCCGGTAGACAGCACTCCCCCCGCGCCCGGAACCCCGTGCTGCGCCGCGTTCCGCGCGGAGGCCTGTCTCTGCCAGCGTGACCGGTCAGGCTTGGAGCCTTGGCTGTGACTCTAGGGCCTGGCGTGTGAGGCGCCTACTGCCTGGCATGAGAACCTTTCGTCCAGGCGGCGGCCGACGAGGACGCGCTTCTCATGGGCCTTCCGGGCCTCTGGGTCTTCCGGGTCTCCTTGCTCCTGCGGGTCTTCTGGGGCCCCGGCCCGAGGCGCGGCACGCCGCGCCCCCCGGCCCGCGGTGCGGCCCGGCGGGGGCCGCCCGCGACCGGTCGTCACCCGGGCGCCGTCGCCGCGCTCGACCGCGGCGACGGCGACGTCACACGACCGCCTCGAGGTAGGTGTAGCCGATCAGCTCGCGGTCGTAGAGCTCGAGGAACTCGGCCATCTCGCCCTCCGTCATGCCGCCCCGCGCCCTCACCTCCTCGGCCTGGGCATGGACGGCGGCGTGGAGGTCGGGCGTCTCGTAGCCCATGTTCTGGATCACCCGCCGCGCCTTCTGCCCCTCGATGAACAGCTCGACGTCGTAGCGCCCGTCGGGCGTGAGGCGGACGTGCGCCTCGTGGACCCGCCCGAACAGGTTGTGGGCGTTGGCCAGCACGTCCTGGTAGGCGCCGGTGAGGAAGATCCCCAGGTAGTACGGCTCCCCCGACCTGACGTCGTGGACGGGCAGCGTCCGCTTGACGTCGCGCAGGTCGATGAAGCTGTCGATCTTGCCGTCGGAGTCGCAGGTGATGTCGAAGAGCGTCGCGTCGCGCTCGGGCCGCTCGTTCAGACGCGTGAGCGGGGCGATGGGGAACAGCGACTTGATGGCCCAGTGGTCGGGCAGCGTCTGGAAGACCGAGAAGTTGACGACGTACCTGTCGGCCAGCATGCGCGGCAGCAGCTCGAACTCCTCGGGCACGTAGTCGAGGTCCCTCACGACCTTCTCGACCTTGCCGAGGATCAGGTAGTAGAGCTGCTCGAAGTGGGCGCGCTCGAGGAGGCTCAGGTAGCCGAGGTCGAACAGGTTGTGCATGGTCTCCTTGTTCGCCACGGCCTCGTTGAAGACCTCGCGGTACGTCTTCGCCGTCACCTCCCCGACGAGCTCGCGCATGTCCTTCACGAGCTGGTGCGGCTCGCCCTCCAGGGGCGGGAGGTCGATGGGCTGGCGCGTCGGGCCGATCGTGTCGACGACCGGCACCACTACCACCGAGTGGTGCGCCGTGAGGGCGCGACCCGACTCGGTGACGATCACGGGGTGGTCGACGCCGGCCGCGTCGCACACCTCCATGACCGTGTAGACGACCGTGTCGGCGTACTCGCGCAGCGAGTAGTTCGCCGAGACGTAGTAGGTGGTCTTCGAGCCGTCGTAGTCCACGGCCAGGCCGCCGCCCACGTCGAGGAAGCGCACCTGTGCGCCCATCTCGGCGAGCTCCACGTAGGCCTGCGCGGCCTCGCGCACGGCCACGCGGATGCGCCTGATGTCGGTGAGCTGGCTGCCGATGTGGCAGTGCAGGAGCTGCAGGGCGTGGGCGAGGCCCTCGCGCTTGACCCTCTCGACCACGTGCACGAGCTCGGCGGCGGTGAGGCCGAACTTCGCCTCGTCGCCGCCCGACGACTCCCACTGGCCCGTGCCGCGCGCGTGCACCTTGAAGCGCACCCCCAGAGCCGGCTCCACGC harbors:
- the speA gene encoding biosynthetic arginine decarboxylase; protein product: MSRLSLDPGFSIADADEIYGIRSWSTGYFGIDDAGRVTVSDRDGAPVPIVNIVADLRERGLDLPLTLRFPDIIEDRLDRINESFARAISEAGYRSRYQGVYPIKVNQRRVVVETIADYGARYRTGLEAGSKAELALCLAHDTHDDALLCCNGFKDDDYIRLALWGRKLGRNVIITLEKLGELERVLRISREIGVEPALGVRFKVHARGTGQWESSGGDEAKFGLTAAELVHVVERVKREGLAHALQLLHCHIGSQLTDIRRIRVAVREAAQAYVELAEMGAQVRFLDVGGGLAVDYDGSKTTYYVSANYSLREYADTVVYTVMEVCDAAGVDHPVIVTESGRALTAHHSVVVVPVVDTIGPTRQPIDLPPLEGEPHQLVKDMRELVGEVTAKTYREVFNEAVANKETMHNLFDLGYLSLLERAHFEQLYYLILGKVEKVVRDLDYVPEEFELLPRMLADRYVVNFSVFQTLPDHWAIKSLFPIAPLTRLNERPERDATLFDITCDSDGKIDSFIDLRDVKRTLPVHDVRSGEPYYLGIFLTGAYQDVLANAHNLFGRVHEAHVRLTPDGRYDVELFIEGQKARRVIQNMGYETPDLHAAVHAQAEEVRARGGMTEGEMAEFLELYDRELIGYTYLEAVV
- a CDS encoding extracellular solute-binding protein, encoding MNRNPDDHEDRARYRRPLTALALAACLGLAAAQQMEASGDLRVLGFGVPDEIASVRVDRFRELYPDVNLQLTEGAIDQQQLLTAIASGNPPDVVYLNRDDLSTYARRGALQPLDQCIEQAGIDVSQFRPAALQPVTLDGTVYGVPEFNNIVLMIVNTAALDEAGMALEDLDTSDWEAIARFNEQLTTVDGGNVTRIGFDPKLPEFFPLWVRANGGQLVSDDGRTAMLDSPEAVEALEFAAGLHDAAGGRGPFMAFRDTWDFFGAGNQVASNQIGAWPMEQWYVNVLVESSPDAPVAFAPFRDRQGNVLSFATGSAWAVPAGAANPDAACAFMATMTHPDTWYAAAQERARLRAESGATYTGTYTGNLAADERIFGELVQPSGNEAFDRGVEVILEVQDAAFSIPANPAGAEVRQAWTDAVNRVLNGEQTAADALAQAQQETQAALDEAWAR
- a CDS encoding sugar ABC transporter permease, whose amino-acid sequence is MGALRTGTVASRPAVGRSGLRRAEARAGWSFIAPWVVGFLVFTAVPMVASLYLSFTEYDVLRPPRSVGFENYRELATDPRLRLALWNSFLYTALYVPLSVALALGLALMLDRVTRAAGFFRTAFYVPSLTPTVAVGALFLWVLNPSVGILNRALALVGVDGPGWTTDPAWIKPGLVVMSLWSLGGTIVILYAALRNVPRNLYEAARIEGASGWAEFRHVTFPMISGAVFFVLIVNTIASLQVFDEVYTMYFGQMDSGAGGSAALFYVVYLFRQAFEFLNMGYASAMAWLLFVVILVITLFQLRVSRSWVYYEGR